The Rosa chinensis cultivar Old Blush chromosome 7, RchiOBHm-V2, whole genome shotgun sequence DNA segment TTTgtcatatgcaattcatatgtTCACACAACCATATGCGTGCTCGAGTTTATACGTCATACTCGAtcatactcggcgccattcacatgtatacatcaacatgtatcatgaaCCTTgtacattcgtatatgccaacgcatatcaatgcaactcacatttgtcgcttaatacaacaagcattctacatatgcgtgcttttgtctttgttgtgtaggttaacgagtcccttcttgcttacggagttcggggacttgtaggggctaggcgcccCTCGaacgttacttatgcttgatgacattatgtgtataactccccaaccaagaagctccttttacttggggacttcggggacttgtataTACCTCCACTAATATGGAGGATTTACTACGTcaacaagcataagtaacaccctcttaatgggcccacaagccatggtgggacccgACCACGATATACATCTCGTACCTCGACACTTAAGCTACGCCACGGTGGTCAGAGGCGGCCAATACGTCTCCGGGAAGCAACCTTCCtggccttgccaagttacctTCATAAACATGCCTTctaagactagaatagtggtttggcatcccacatctaagaaaatgtaaatgagaggggttcccttacctataaaagggacctctTCTCCCACTTAAACTCCATCCCATTACAACTCATGTAGtcctcttgggccgcaaggcccaacacacatagttaaacattcaagtggacgtagtttcccgttaaggcgggagacgaaccactatacatcttgtcttctctctctcttactctctctctctctaaagctaactagagcctTCGGTTCTAACGTTAACAACCTCAATCATGCTCTTCTTCATACATATCAGTGCCATCCTGTTGTGCCTATGCCACTGTGAATACCTGTCTCTAGCCTCCTTAGATGCAATAGCAATCAGTTATGCTGGTGGATCCTCTCTCAACACATGGTCAAAGTCTAGTATGCCTAGATTGAGTTCTATGTCTCCCTTCCACTTCTTGAAATTCAATATCCATTGAGTAATTCAATTTAATTAATGCTCATTGGAAAATGCATAGCCGGAATGAAATTAATTTAAATCAGTCATTCGACATATATTCCAGTTTGATTATATACTAGAATCATATGCATATCCCAAATGTTAATTCATATAGAATAAACATTTCAAATGAATCACATACAGATAGATAAGTAAACATATATCATTTTCAAGATGGGAGTATCATTTGTGATACACTTATCTGTAACgatatatttataaatgttcATTATCATACATATGTTAAACCAGAAAGCCTAATCTTGATATCCAACcgctttgaagttagattgtaatttaaactttcaagtaagttcttttcatgttttcttttctgAATGTATGTTTATACATATACACTTTAACTATTTTGATAGCATTGAATACATATGTAGAACACAttcagaaagaaaaattatatttagcCTATTTACATTAACTAATGCATTCAATATACAATAGATAGTTCATATCTATTGCTGTGCAATAGGTCCGATCTCACAAGAAGTCATTAATACTCCCGCTTCCCTTGGTTAGTTTTCTCCATTTTGACATTAGGTTATAACTCAAAATGTATTTTGGATGGAGCATTGCTTTAGCACTTTTTTTCTcaacgataaaaaaaaaaaaaaaaaaaccacaatatACAATAAACACTCATAAAGGTTGAAATATAATTGTAGCAATCACTAGTCTTGTGTACAATACAAATCTGGGAAAGTATACAGTACAGTTTGGGTTTCACCAAATCTATTTGCCATTGCAGCAGCCCAAACTTTTCCTCTTCCAGGTTATTGATTCTGATGATGCGGCTAGGCAAAGCACACTATGCGATCTATCAATCCAATAGTCCAGCCTCCCGGTAGCTTTCAACAGAGTCAATGAGAGTATCATCCAATGACCGGTAACTCCAACCTAGCCTTTGCAGTTTCTCTGAGCTCAACTGTCTGTCTTCGCCTACTTCAACAAAGCTGCCAACATACGTTTGCATTTTCAAATCAGTAAAGAGAGCAAACCATTACCACAGGAATTTATTTGCAAGACCATGCTGATGGAAGAGGTAAATCCCACCATTCTAACATCTATTATTAGTGGAGACCCTTACTTCTTCGGATAATTGTAATTCGGATAAAGGCGCCTCAGCTTCTCAACTAGATCCCTATTCTTAACATTGTGGGACATGCATATGTATCTTCCTTCAGCCTCCGGCTTCTCATATGCCATAAGAAGTGCTTCAGCAAAATCCCGTACATCAACTATCTTCCGGGGCCTGTTTTCCAGTGACTCCTTTCCTTCTGCATGTGGACATTGTTGAAGGCAGTTTAAATATACAGTTATAAACACACTACGAGAAATACAAGCAACATATGGTCATGAATGGGGATACACCTAGATGTAGCTCCATAGAAACCAAAATACAGACAAACACATGTAAACTAGCTCAAACTATAATGGATATATAATCTTTCTACCAACTAGATGTTTATCTATATGTATGAAGAATCAGCAGTATTGAATGCAGTATCATTATGGCAAAAGTAGTACCCTTCAAAAGCTTGATGAGGACCAAGGTACTTGCATTTACAGTCAACTGCAGAATTGGGCCAAGTATAAGTGTAGGACAAACAGTCACAAGATCAAACCCGGTTGTTTTTGCAAACTGCAGAGCCTCAGATTCTGCTTCGGTTTTTGAAAGGCAATACCAGTTCTGGCAAAAGCAAGAACATACAGATGTAAATTTCTTGCCTTAGAGTGCACCACATACCATATGTTATATAAATGTCAATTGTGTCCCAAATATAACTACAGAATATAACGTCTGGAGTAAACTAGTAACGGGATTGATGGTCTGCATAGTTTATGGCTAAATGAACTTGCTTCATTCTAAGAAAGGAAACGGTACTAAATAAAACTAGGGACCAAATGTTAAAGATTTGCAGCAGTTGAATTGTATCTAAATGAAAACATCCAAATACATAGTTTGCATGGGGCCTGAAACAGAATTGCTTGTTTAGTTGACAATAGATTAGATTTTACAATTTTGGTAACACAACTTTTGCATTTGGAAGAAGTTGAGAAATATGACTGCAAAATGTGGAATTCAATTTCATAAAGGTTAGTTAATAaaaaagttcccatttttgggtaatttcattcatctttcaataAGCACCGTTCGTATTGATCCAGGGTTTTATATCTATAGTCTATTGATAAAAGCTTTTTGTTATCTCTGAAAACAACTCAGTTTTCACTCTCTTATTTCTATTGTCTTGTTAGTTCTTGGAGCAACGAAAAACTAATAGAAGTGTTCTTGCTATCCTCTCAGAAGAATTACCAGATTCTAAATTCTAAAGGAAAGTTGTGTGTTTATGTGTCCTAATTCATGGACTACCACAAACTGCAACTATCATTAAGACTAAGTGCATTCTACGATATAAATTTTGTCAACAGATACCTCAGTATTTCTGCAGTATTCCTTATCTGACCAACAAGACTCATCCAATACTTGACCTTCAGCCCACGTAGGATTCATGGTCACAGCAGCAACAGAGGACACATAAACAACTCGCTTGACTTCTGCTTCAAGAGATGCTTTAAGTACATTAAGTGTCCCCTTAACAGCAGGTTGAATTAACTCTACCTGCACAAAAGATTCACCAAATATTGGGGAAAATTATCATTAGGTAAGTCTACCTTAGGACATTAAACTGTATAAACCCAAGTGAACTTTGAGTACTGAATAATGATGGGACAGCAATGGTTACAGATAAGTTGGCACCCTTTTGATGCTTCAATCATCTAAATTATTGCTTATAACCATTCTTATATATGCAACTAACAGCAGGAATGATGAAATAACTTGGGATTAATTCGATTGAGCATGTTAACTATTGCAATTACTAATATTGGTGGATAACGAGAGACACACTTGCCTCAGGATTTGGTACACTCCCGGAGGGAACAGGACTGGCAACATGAAATACTCCAACACATCCATCAATTGCCAAGCAAAGGGAGTCATAATCCAATAAGTCCGCCTTGAAAAGTTTCAGGTTCTCAGATGCCTTGTCAAGCTTTCTCAAGTGAGAGTTCTTGTCATCCGCTATATGCACAATACATTATTATCAAGAGTTTCGCAATACAGCCATTTCCATGATTCTTTGTTAGCTAGTCGCTAATGAAATGAATCAAGATATTTATTGATGTTCACATTAATCATTAATCCCATTACAAGCTCGTACacacaataaaaataacaaataaaaaaaataaaaaaacaataatcaGCCGAAAAAACAACAGATTTACTCAAAACTTGGAATTTAAATCTGGGAACCCAACAAATTGAACAAATTTTTTGAACTGAGCACAGAATAAGTAACATTCAATCAGTATAAGCCAGAGAGACCCGGCAGATAAAGGAAATGAAAAGCGAATGAATTTGATGAATGGAACAGTACATACAGTTACAATAACAAAAGAATGAATGTTATAGAGTTTCTCAAAGAAAATTAGGAAAAGAAGCGGTTGAGTTATGAATGGCATTACTGGGTTCTCTGACGGTTCCGTGGACTATGCAGTTCTTGGAAAGAAGAAGCTTAACGACCCAGGAGCCAACGAAGCCTCCAGCCCCTGTAACACAGAACCTTCCATTCTGAACTGCCATTTTAGTTGGAAGAGCTGTCTTTGGGTCTCAAGTGAGATTATGATACGGAAATTGAGAAAATGGTGTGGCTTGTAATATATGCAGTTGGAGTATCTATGCCGGCGAAAGCGGTGACAGCAGCAGACGTGTTTAGAAGTCATGACCGGTGACCAGACATTTATTAAGCAGGCTAGACTAACATAAACAAGACTATTATTTGAAAGAGAAATAACCACCGCAGTGGATCAGCCGATCAGGTACGTGGAGAAATTGGGTAGTTAactattttttaatttctgatttttgttgtttgtggttttatgattttaataattattttttaaggattattatcacaaatagtaTCTTTTTTTTTAGTATAAAGAGGTCAGCCATTTTTATTTAATATGAAAAAAGCAATATTACACAGTGACCCGCCCCTGCCACATAGAGCCCAGATTAGGCACTTACCTAGACTGAGTTTTTGAGTTTACACTGATTGGGTGTAGGCAAGGTATGTGAAAATGGTAGAAATTGGACAAAATAAAGCCAAAACAAGGTGAATTGGGGAAGAAAATGCCAG contains these protein-coding regions:
- the LOC112176828 gene encoding cinnamoyl-CoA reductase 1; translated protein: MAVQNGRFCVTGAGGFVGSWVVKLLLSKNCIVHGTVREPTDDKNSHLRKLDKASENLKLFKADLLDYDSLCLAIDGCVGVFHVASPVPSGSVPNPEVELIQPAVKGTLNVLKASLEAEVKRVVYVSSVAAVTMNPTWAEGQVLDESCWSDKEYCRNTENWYCLSKTEAESEALQFAKTTGFDLVTVCPTLILGPILQLTVNASTLVLIKLLKEGKESLENRPRKIVDVRDFAEALLMAYEKPEAEGRYICMSHNVKNRDLVEKLRRLYPNYNYPKNFVEVGEDRQLSSEKLQRLGWSYRSLDDTLIDSVESYREAGLLD